One Synechococcus sp. JA-2-3B'a(2-13) genomic window carries:
- a CDS encoding Uma2 family endonuclease codes for MDTELLVPDVADLVTEDDTPVDNFASEKQQRLLTGALYSALRGKTFLAAANVGIYTAIGRPPIVPDVFLSLDVTVPEQWWEKQNRCYLLWQFDKPPDVVIEIVSNREGDELEGKLSRYEQMRVSYYAVFDPNHELGPEELRIFELRGRHYAEMTETWLEQVGLGLTVWEGVFEGKQARWLRWCDAQGQLLLTGDERAELERERAEQERQRAEQERQRAEQERQRAEQERQRAERLAARLRALGEDPDLES; via the coding sequence ATGGATACTGAACTGCTGGTTCCCGACGTTGCCGACCTTGTGACGGAGGACGATACCCCGGTGGATAATTTCGCCTCCGAAAAGCAGCAGCGCCTCTTGACAGGGGCTCTCTACAGCGCTTTGCGCGGCAAAACCTTTTTAGCAGCGGCAAATGTAGGCATCTACACCGCCATCGGTCGGCCCCCGATTGTGCCGGATGTTTTTCTCAGCCTGGACGTCACGGTGCCGGAGCAATGGTGGGAGAAGCAAAACCGTTGCTACCTGCTCTGGCAATTTGACAAGCCGCCGGATGTGGTGATCGAGATCGTCTCCAACCGCGAAGGCGACGAGCTGGAAGGCAAGCTGAGCCGTTATGAGCAGATGCGAGTTAGCTACTACGCGGTCTTCGATCCCAATCATGAGCTGGGGCCAGAGGAGTTGCGCATTTTCGAACTGCGGGGCCGCCACTACGCGGAAATGACCGAGACCTGGCTAGAACAGGTGGGGCTGGGCCTGACGGTGTGGGAAGGCGTTTTTGAGGGGAAACAAGCTCGCTGGCTGCGCTGGTGTGATGCCCAAGGGCAGTTGCTGCTGACCGGCGATGAACGGGCTGAGTTGGAGCGGGAACGGGCGGAGCAGGAACGTCAACGGGCGGAACAAGAACGCCAAAGAGCCGAACAAGAACGCCAACGGGCGGAACAGGAACGTCAACGGGCGGAGCGTCTGGCGGCAAGATTGCGGGCTTTGGGTGAGGATCCCGATTTGGAGAGCTGA